Below is a window of Myroides profundi DNA.
CAGCCACAGTAGAGAGACATCTACTAGTTTTTTTTCTTGAACAGAAGTACAGACTAGCTTTTTACTTTTGGCTATCAACCAACATATACGACTTATCAGACGTTTACTTGATTCATTAGTAATGAACTCTGCATTATCTATAAAAGTGTCTAAATAAGGCTCTAAACGCAATATATCCTTATCTAGAATATCTTGCAACAATACAGTAGACATCACATGGATAGCATCATCGTATTCGAAGCTATATTTCAGCAAGAACTTTAATACCTCCTCATCACTACCAATAACTGCTAAAGTATCTACACGACTCTTAACGTGTATATCTGTTTCTAATACGATCTGATAAAATTCTTTATGTGTCATTTTGATTATTACTGATGTTCAAATATAATCATAAATGGAAATATACTAATCCTCTAAACATACCAAATACCGCAACTAAAAACCGTACAATACACTGTCAACCACAAACCGTAATATATATCCACCATCCATGTCGTGCTGACAAAGTCTGCGCAAGCAGAGTATGTGCAAAGCATCTCTCATAAAACTCTACAAAGTAACCACAATACACTGTTAACTGTCAACCGTTAACCAAAAAAAGCCCTAGTATTATTTACTAGAGCTTTCTTACTTTTATTTTAAAACTGATTATCCTAATACAGGGATGATATGTTCCCAGTTTAACTGTTTAGCATAGTCTATTGGAGTTTTACCTTCATTATTTGGTTCGTTCTTATTAGCTCCTTTTGCTAATAATACCTCAACACTTGTAAGGTTACCTGAGATAACCTCTTTGTGTAAGAACGTATATCCAGCCTCATCCTTATTCGTTACCTCATCAGGGTTCTCATCTAAGAATTTCTCTAAGCTCTCTTTCATATTCTTACTCATAGGGTGTTCTATAAGGTTCTCAGGATGTTCTTTTTGTTCATAAACATAAACCACATCATTAAAATCTCCGAACTCTAATCCCCAAGCGTCATCGTGCTCTTTTCTCTCTTCTTCAGTCATCACAGAACGCATAGCCTGCACAGTAAAACCTCCAAAAGCTTTACCTTGACTAATAAACATCCAGTCACTGATTTGATCCAGAGTTACCCCTATTTGCTCTCCTTCTTCTATATTCGTAAGCATATTAGGTTGATTTAATAACTCTCCATAGATAATATCTCCATCGAAGTCTACATCACCTATCCACATATGCTCTACTACAGGCTCTTCTTCACCTTCTACCTCTTGTGTAAAAGCCACTTTAACACTTGCCATATCAAAAGCAGGTACTATTCTTCTATATTCCCAAGACAACTCTCTCCAAAAGTATTTGAAGGTATCTTGAGCTTTCTTATATGCCTCTATTAAGATAGGGTCATCTCCTTTTGCATAAAAAATCGGGTTCTCTTTTTCCATAATAAGTGTTTTATATTTTAATCAAATAGACTACTTAAACTCTAATAACCTACTGTGCAAAAATACTTATCTCTTTTACATATTCAAGTAATCAAAACAAGTATAGCCAAGCATTAACACAATTTTAATGCTCTTTATTTAGAGATATACTTCGGATCGATATAATCCGTTAGCCATACCCCATTAGCAGATTGGTAAAATACTATTCCTTCTTCATACATCTTATGCGCTAAGATAGTAAGCACTACTACTCTACCATGACGAGAACCTACATTGATAGCAGTCTCTTTATCTTGGCTTAAGTGTACATGTTGTCTACTCATCTTCTTAATCCCCTCTTTCTCTATGCTATTCAAGAAACGATCTGCTGTACCATGATATAAAAACTGTGGTGGCTCTTGAGGAGCGAA
It encodes the following:
- a CDS encoding DUF2314 domain-containing protein, producing MEKENPIFYAKGDDPILIEAYKKAQDTFKYFWRELSWEYRRIVPAFDMASVKVAFTQEVEGEEEPVVEHMWIGDVDFDGDIIYGELLNQPNMLTNIEEGEQIGVTLDQISDWMFISQGKAFGGFTVQAMRSVMTEEERKEHDDAWGLEFGDFNDVVYVYEQKEHPENLIEHPMSKNMKESLEKFLDENPDEVTNKDEAGYTFLHKEVISGNLTSVEVLLAKGANKNEPNNEGKTPIDYAKQLNWEHIIPVLG
- a CDS encoding RNA 2'-phosphotransferase, with amino-acid sequence MDENRKKSIGKFLSLVLRHEPSKIGIQLDENGWADVEELISKCSKHRVSFTKKELDEIVETNNKKRYAYSTDGTKIRANQGHSIAVDLEFAPQEPPQFLYHGTADRFLNSIEKEGIKKMSRQHVHLSQDKETAINVGSRHGRVVVLTILAHKMYEEGIVFYQSANGVWLTDYIDPKYISK